The following proteins are encoded in a genomic region of Magnolia sinica isolate HGM2019 chromosome 1, MsV1, whole genome shotgun sequence:
- the LOC131240895 gene encoding uncharacterized protein LOC131240895, giving the protein MWTYLKKVYSQQNTARRFQLEHELATLQQDSLSISDFYSRFTNLWAEYTDIVYADLPSEGLSSVQSVHETTQRDQFLMKLRSEFEGTRSNLMNRESVPSLDTCLNDLLREEQRLLTQTTMEQRRSTSVPVAYATQGRPRSRDMSTVQCFCCKGFGHYAANCPRKFCNYCKKDGHIIKECPTRPPKKSDTAYTVSVGSSSAGSLVNTTQSAPAPAPVSVQPVTPDMIQQMIISAFSALGLSGSTVRADDREGA; this is encoded by the exons atgtggacatacctgaagaaggtctacagtcaacaaaacactgctcgtcgtttccagcttgaacatgaattggccactctccaacaggatagtctttctatctctgatttttactctagattcactaatctttgggctgaatacactgatatagtttatgctgacttaccatccgaaggtcttagttctgttcaatctgtccatgaaactactcagagggatcaatttctaatgaaactaaggtctgaatttgaaggcaccagatccaatcttatgaaccgagaatctgtcccctccttggatacatgcctaaatgatcttcttcgcGAGGAACAGCGCCTTCTCACTCAAACCACCATGGAACAACGACGATCTACATCTGTTCCTGTAGCCTATGCAACACAAGGCAGGCCACGAAGCAGGGATATGAGCACTGTTCAGTGCTTCTGTTGCAAGGGATTTGGTCATTATGCTGCAAACTGTCCCCGAAAATTCTGCAACTATTGCAAAAAGGATGGCCATATCATCAAGGAATGCCCAACTCGACCCCCCAAGAAATCGGACACAGCATATACTGTCTCAGTTGGCTCTTCTAGTGCGGGTAGTTTGGTGAATACAACACAaagtgctcctgctcctgctccagTTTCAGTCCAACCCGTGACCCCTGACATGATTCAACAAATGATCATTTCTGCATTTTCAGCTTTAGGACTCTCAG gatcaacagtcagggcggatgatcgcgagggggcctaa